One segment of Streptomyces sp. TG1A-8 DNA contains the following:
- the rplS gene encoding 50S ribosomal protein L19 has product MSHLLDTVDAASLRSDVPAFRPGDTVNVHVRVIEGNRSRVQQFKGVVIRRQGSGVRETFTVRKVSFSVGVERTFPVHTPIVEKIELVTRGDVRRAKLYYLRELRGKAAKIKEKRDN; this is encoded by the coding sequence ATGTCCCACCTGCTCGACACCGTCGACGCCGCGTCGCTGCGCAGCGACGTCCCGGCCTTCCGCCCGGGTGACACCGTCAACGTCCACGTCCGCGTCATCGAGGGCAACCGCTCCCGCGTGCAGCAGTTCAAGGGCGTTGTGATCCGCCGCCAGGGCTCCGGGGTCCGCGAGACCTTCACGGTCCGCAAGGTCTCGTTCTCCGTCGGCGTCGAGCGCACCTTCCCGGTGCACACCCCGATCGTCGAGAAGATCGAGCTGGTCACCCGTGGCGACGTGCGCCGCGCCAAGCTGTACTACCTCCGTGAGCTGCGCGGCAAGGCCGCGAAGATCAAGGAGAAGCGCGACAACTGA